The proteins below are encoded in one region of Triticum aestivum cultivar Chinese Spring chromosome 1B, IWGSC CS RefSeq v2.1, whole genome shotgun sequence:
- the LOC123097130 gene encoding probable WRKY transcription factor 57: protein MAAVGAAPLLYQQQAQAVGDGCYFSSMSSQFSHGGISSTSSSPASSFSAALSATPAIAADPEAQFDISEYLFEEGAFSASLTPVVPVPAVAAAGASSATAVTARSAAESAAAAERPRTERIAFRTRSEIEILDDGYKWRKYGKKSVKNSPNPRNYYRCSTEGCNVKKRVERDRDDPAYVVTTYEGTHSHVSPSTVYYASQDAASGRFFVAGTHPPPGSLN from the exons ATGGCGGCAGTCGGAGCGGCACCACTGCTCTACCAACAGCAGGCGCAGGCGGTGGGCGACGGCTGCTACTTCTCTTCCATGTCCTCCCAATTCTCCCACGGGGGAATCAGCTCCACCTCCTCCAGCCCGGCCTCCAGCTTCTCCGCCGCGCTCAGCGCcacgccggcgatcgccgccgaccCCGAGGCGCAGTTCGACATCTCCGAGTACCTCTTCGAAGAGGGCGCGTTCTCCGCGTCGCTCACGCCCGTCGTCCCCGTGCCGGCCGTTGCCGCGGCTGGTGCGAGTTCGGCGACCGCGGTGACTGCGAGGAGCGCtgccgagtcggcggcggcggcggagcggccgCGGACGGAGCGCATCGCGTTCCGGACGAGGTCGGAGATCGAGATCCTCGACGACGGCTACAAGTGGCGCAAGTACGGCAAGAAGTCCGTCAAGAACAGCCCAAACCCAAG GAACTACTACCGGTGCTCGACGGAAGGGTGCAACGTGAAGAAGCGGGTGGAGCGGGACCGGGACGACCCGGCGTACGTGGTGACCACGTACGAGGGCACGCACAGCCACGTCAGCCCCAGCACCGTCTACTACGCCAGCCAGGACGCCGCCTCCGGCCGCTTCTTCGTCGCCGGCACGCACCCGCCGCCAGGCTCACTCAACTGA